One part of the Lotus japonicus ecotype B-129 chromosome 2, LjGifu_v1.2 genome encodes these proteins:
- the LOC130740102 gene encoding dof zinc finger protein DOF5.7-like, giving the protein MSPEDTSPAKPAKDSDNNQGSGNGGRKASSTARPPEQGLKCPRCDSPNTKFCYYNNYSLTQPRHFCKTCRRYWTKGGALRNVPIGGGCRKNKKVKSSRLSTDSKDSGSSSDHIGGGLKFLHSLSPSMDFQLGGMPLPFPRLQHHPPIYNQFSSYLGDSSAPASSGFNLDPSNSLASLNYPFSTATGNGYTGAIQGMSALSVSNTLASNIESLSSMNQDLHWKLQQQRLSMMFSGENQKENNSVVTPVNTLENQNQNQRLQPILFQNLELSRTETDFSIGNSRKEGQNGDTPTEWFFGNYNNAASVTPTPTTTSSGGGAGHDNVGNWSNGVHAWGDVQQQQQQQYNGLP; this is encoded by the coding sequence ATGTCACCCGAGGACACATCCCCCGCAAAGCCCGCAAAAGACAGCGACAACAACCAAGGCTCCGGCAACGGTGGTCGGAAAGCCTCCTCCACCGCAAGGCCACCGGAGCAAGGCCTCAAGTGCCCTCGCTGCGACTCACCCAACACCAAATTCTGCTACTACAACAACTACAGCCTCACGCAGCCGCGCCATTTCTGCAAAACATGCCGCAGGTACTGGACCAAAGGCGGCGCTCTCCGCAACGTCCCCATCGGCGGCGGCTGCAGGAAGAACAAGAAGGTGAAATCCTCCAGACTCTCGACTGATTCCAAGGACTCTGGCTCCTCCTCCGATCACATTGGCGGTGGCCTGAAATTCCTCCATTCTCTTTCACCTTCCATGGATTTTCAGCTCGGTGGGATGCCATTACCATTCCCTCGCCTCCAACACCACCCTCCAATCTACAACCAGTTTTCTTCCTATCTCGGCGACAGTTCCGCCCCTGCTTCTTCCGGTTTCAACCTTGACCCCTCAAACTCCCTTGCTTCTCTGAACTACCCGTTTTCCACCGCCACCGGAAACGGTTACACCGGCGCCATACAGGGCATGAGCGCGTTGAGCGTGAGCAACACACTCGCCTCTAACATTGAGTCTTTGAGCTCCATGAACCAGGACTTGCACTGGAAGCTTCAGCAGCAGCGTTTATCGATGATGTTCAGTGGAGAAAACCAGAAAGAAAACAACAGTGTTGTTACACCAGTTAATACTCTtgagaaccagaaccagaaccagagACTTCAACCCATTTTGTTTCAGAATCTCGAGCTTTCAAGGACTGAAACTGATTTCTCCATTGGGAATTCCAGAAAAGAAGGGCAAAATGGGGATACACCAACTGAGTGGTTTTTTGGGAATTACAATAACGCTGCCTCGGTGACTCCTACACCAACCACCACTAGTAGCGGCGGCGGCGCTGGCCATGATAATGTTGGCAACTGGAGTAATGGGGTTCATGCCTGGGGTGAtgtgcagcagcagcagcagcagcaataTAATGGTCTGCCCTAG